The proteins below come from a single Plantactinospora sp. KBS50 genomic window:
- a CDS encoding DinB family protein has translation MSDADEQNTWGPPAAGDELATLLGGLERQRATFAWKVGGLDEKALSTRLGTSALTLGGLVKHLAFVEDLKFTTMLLGEDLVAPWNGVDWENDGDWPWHSAANDTPETLYGLWHDAVARSRASVAQAVAKGGLDVRIEYGFGDDPDEALSLRRLLVDVLEEYARHVGHADLIREAVDGSVGEDPPEAVHPFVPPA, from the coding sequence ATGAGTGACGCCGACGAGCAGAACACCTGGGGACCGCCGGCCGCCGGCGACGAGCTGGCCACGCTTCTCGGCGGCCTGGAACGGCAACGCGCCACCTTCGCCTGGAAGGTCGGCGGCCTCGACGAGAAGGCGCTGTCCACCCGGCTCGGCACCTCGGCCCTCACGCTCGGCGGGCTGGTCAAGCACCTGGCCTTCGTCGAGGACCTCAAGTTCACCACCATGCTGCTCGGCGAGGACCTGGTGGCGCCGTGGAACGGCGTCGACTGGGAGAACGACGGCGACTGGCCGTGGCATTCGGCCGCGAACGACACCCCGGAGACGCTCTACGGGCTGTGGCACGACGCCGTCGCCCGGTCCCGCGCGTCGGTCGCGCAGGCGGTGGCAAAGGGCGGCCTCGACGTACGGATCGAGTACGGCTTCGGCGACGACCCGGACGAGGCGCTCAGCCTGCGTCGCCTGCTGGTCGACGTGCTTGAGGAGTACGCGCGGCACGTGGGGCACGCCGACCTGATCCGCGAGGCGGTCGACGGCAGCGTGGGCGAGGACCCGCCGGAGGCGGTCCACCCGTTCGTGCCGCCCGCGTAG
- a CDS encoding response regulator transcription factor translates to MDTVIRTDILVSSPVYLVGLVHTLDEAGIRVVASRTSLAEEPSWLADAALIDSDALEQPGDLSHITVTSRNTAVLVLNGATAADATAFLDAGAAGVISKCESGERIVDAVRAVAAGQVVGAANPAAPPSSERTEAPSQQLSEREEQVLRQIARGLTHGQIATRLGISPHTVDTYVKRIRAKLGVGNKAELTRAALLGRVVTAPPRPEHGTTDAVEPAA, encoded by the coding sequence GTGGACACAGTGATACGGACCGATATCCTTGTCAGTTCCCCCGTCTACCTTGTCGGCCTCGTCCACACACTCGACGAAGCCGGAATTCGGGTCGTTGCGTCGCGTACATCCCTTGCCGAGGAGCCGTCCTGGCTCGCCGATGCCGCGCTGATTGATTCTGACGCCCTCGAACAACCGGGCGACCTCAGCCATATCACGGTCACTTCCCGTAACACCGCGGTCCTCGTCCTCAATGGCGCCACCGCCGCCGACGCCACCGCCTTTCTCGACGCCGGAGCGGCCGGCGTGATCAGCAAGTGCGAGTCCGGCGAACGCATCGTCGACGCCGTCCGCGCGGTCGCCGCCGGCCAGGTGGTCGGCGCCGCGAACCCGGCCGCCCCACCCAGTTCCGAACGCACCGAGGCGCCCTCCCAGCAGTTGTCGGAGCGGGAGGAGCAGGTGCTGCGCCAGATCGCCCGGGGACTGACCCACGGCCAGATCGCCACCCGGCTCGGGATCAGCCCGCACACGGTCGACACCTACGTGAAACGCATCCGTGCGAAGCTCGGCGTCGGCAACAAGGCCGAGCTCACCCGCGCGGCCCTGCTCGGGCGGGTCGTCACCGCACCGCCCCGGCCGGAGCACGGCACCACGGACGCGGTGGAACCGGCCGCCTGA
- a CDS encoding SDR family NAD(P)-dependent oxidoreductase → MSGGDTAATPGADRPPPGRSNGAARSGSNGAARSGPDGARVALVSGGNRGIGLGVVRRLAERGMRVVLGTRSRESGQAAVEVLGDVADRVAVRQLDVTDPDSVARLAQWLGDRLGRCDVLVNAASVLLDDAGDGLDLPLDVARRTLETNLLGTWRLTQAIVPLMRARHYGRIVNISSDLGSLAGMRRGFPAYRVSKAAVHALTRTLADELAGDGILVNACCPSLPSPERAGAGRPLRVATSFRTPLWLATLPQDGPTGGFYRSRVPVPW, encoded by the coding sequence GTGAGCGGCGGCGACACCGCCGCGACCCCCGGCGCCGACCGGCCGCCGCCGGGCCGGTCGAACGGCGCCGCCCGGTCGGGGTCCAACGGCGCCGCCCGGTCGGGCCCGGACGGCGCGCGCGTCGCGCTGGTCAGCGGCGGCAACCGCGGTATCGGCCTGGGCGTCGTGCGCCGGCTCGCCGAGCGGGGCATGCGCGTCGTGCTGGGCACCCGGTCCCGGGAGTCGGGGCAGGCCGCCGTCGAGGTGCTCGGCGACGTCGCCGACCGGGTCGCCGTGCGCCAGCTCGACGTGACCGACCCGGACAGCGTCGCTCGGCTGGCGCAGTGGCTCGGCGACCGGCTGGGCCGGTGCGACGTGCTGGTCAACGCCGCGTCGGTGCTGCTCGACGACGCCGGCGACGGGCTGGATCTTCCGCTGGACGTGGCGCGGCGGACGCTGGAGACCAACCTGCTCGGGACGTGGCGCCTGACGCAGGCGATCGTGCCGCTGATGCGCGCCCGGCACTACGGCCGGATCGTCAACATCTCCAGCGACCTCGGCAGTCTCGCCGGGATGCGTCGCGGGTTTCCCGCGTACCGCGTGTCGAAGGCGGCGGTGCACGCGCTGACCCGCACGCTCGCCGACGAACTGGCCGGGGACGGCATCCTGGTCAACGCCTGCTGCCCCAGCCTGCCGTCGCCCGAGCGGGCCGGCGCGGGGCGGCCGCTGCGCGTCGCGACGTCGTTCCGTACCCCGCTCTGGCTCGCCACCCTGCCCCAGGACGGACCGACCGGCGGCTTCTACCGCTCGCGCGTGCCGGTGCCGTGGTGA
- a CDS encoding pyridoxal-phosphate dependent enzyme encodes MRFDSVTDAIGNTPLVRIDPAVHGLRHIDLYAKMELLNPFGSVKDRAAWNMVRPLLAGAAERGDTVVELSSGNTAKALAVISGMHGLPFKSVTNRMKVPEVKDLLLLLGAEIDELPGQAECLDPTDTDDPLTRMHQRLAAAGTGYVHTDQYFNDLNVDAHLHGTGPEIVKDLGGQAPDHFIACVGTAGSSTGVAAALRQHNPEVRVVGLVAGKSDFIPGIRTIDEVHEVGLFEPDVYDSIETISADDAVDGLLTLVRRCGILAGPTGGGAYQGAVRHLRAVDAGLTGRRTAVFIVCDRVESYLSYLRDRRPELFGLPPRRNSTRTLTDAEVAGAPTLDVAGAGRWVAARRGLVIDLRSPFAYQALHIDGAVNIVDELFAELLHGGLPFGREQPVLLVCPVGEKSARYVALLRRMGHREAYSLAGGIIAWRDAGAELVRA; translated from the coding sequence ATGAGATTCGACAGCGTCACCGACGCCATCGGCAACACGCCGCTGGTGCGGATCGACCCGGCGGTGCACGGCCTGCGGCACATCGACCTGTACGCCAAGATGGAACTGCTCAACCCGTTCGGCTCGGTGAAGGACCGGGCGGCGTGGAACATGGTCCGCCCGCTGCTGGCCGGCGCGGCCGAGCGCGGCGACACGGTGGTCGAACTTTCCAGCGGCAACACCGCCAAGGCGCTCGCGGTGATCTCCGGCATGCACGGGCTGCCCTTCAAGAGCGTGACCAACCGGATGAAGGTGCCCGAGGTCAAGGACCTGCTCCTGCTGCTGGGCGCGGAGATCGACGAACTGCCGGGCCAGGCGGAGTGCCTGGACCCCACCGACACCGACGACCCGCTGACCCGGATGCACCAGCGGCTGGCCGCGGCCGGCACCGGCTACGTGCACACCGACCAGTACTTCAACGACCTCAACGTGGACGCCCACCTGCACGGCACCGGCCCGGAGATCGTCAAGGACCTCGGCGGGCAGGCGCCGGACCACTTCATCGCCTGCGTCGGCACCGCCGGCTCCTCGACCGGGGTGGCGGCCGCCCTGCGCCAGCACAACCCCGAGGTACGGGTGGTCGGGCTGGTCGCGGGGAAGTCCGACTTCATCCCCGGCATCCGCACCATCGACGAGGTGCACGAGGTCGGCCTCTTCGAGCCGGACGTCTACGACAGCATCGAGACCATCAGCGCCGACGACGCCGTGGACGGGCTGCTCACCCTGGTCCGCCGGTGCGGCATCCTGGCCGGACCCACCGGCGGTGGCGCCTACCAGGGCGCCGTGCGCCACCTGCGGGCCGTCGACGCCGGGCTGACCGGTCGCCGTACGGCGGTCTTCATCGTCTGCGACCGGGTGGAGAGCTACCTGAGCTACCTGCGGGACCGCCGTCCCGAGCTGTTCGGTCTGCCGCCCCGGCGCAACTCCACCCGTACCCTGACCGACGCCGAGGTGGCCGGGGCGCCCACGCTCGACGTGGCCGGCGCCGGGCGCTGGGTGGCCGCGCGGCGCGGCCTGGTGATCGACCTGCGCAGCCCGTTCGCCTACCAGGCGCTGCACATCGACGGCGCGGTGAACATCGTCGACGAGTTGTTCGCCGAGCTGCTGCACGGCGGCCTGCCGTTCGGCCGGGAACAGCCGGTGCTGCTGGTGTGCCCGGTCGGGGAGAAGTCCGCCCGGTACGTGGCGCTGCTGCGCCGGATGGGGCACCGCGAGGCGTACTCGCTCGCCGGCGGCATCATCGCCTGGCGGGACGCCGGCGCCGAACTGGTGCGAGCCTGA
- a CDS encoding aminotransferase class V-fold PLP-dependent enzyme has product MARPDGTARPDGTSRPDGASGAEGTARRDGAALSQGAALPEDLVGWHERLRGQFPIITANPDVSYLDSAATAQKPRAVLDAVTTYLSTGNANAARGTYPWANRTTARIEQARDRVRRFLGDPDPERSGVHFGSGTTEGLRAVALDWLAPQLRDGDEIIVPFADHAANIEPWLEAVGLLARQGIRVQPRAMPYDAAFDYDTDRLAGMIGARTRLIAATHVHHVYGNDMNVHRLRAVAGPDVPICLDAAQGVGHLPLSVAETDVDFVVFSGHKAMALPGTGAVWARNRRGPVYHPAGWNGSPNTSGIISLAAALDWLEDAGLERIARWNAALGARLTDGLRALPSFEVLGCQRSLAADSPVQRRNGIVAFRHRAVGSNDLGFILAADGIMVRADGHCQGDQGEKTASVRVSLHVYNSVAEVDHLLTVLAALDRAS; this is encoded by the coding sequence ATGGCCCGCCCCGACGGCACGGCCCGCCCCGACGGCACGTCCCGCCCCGACGGCGCGTCCGGCGCCGAGGGCACGGCCCGCCGCGACGGCGCGGCGCTGTCGCAAGGCGCGGCGCTGCCCGAGGACCTGGTCGGCTGGCACGAGCGGCTGCGCGGCCAGTTTCCCATCATCACCGCGAACCCCGACGTCTCCTATCTGGACAGCGCCGCCACCGCGCAGAAGCCGCGGGCCGTACTGGACGCGGTGACGACCTATCTGAGCACCGGCAACGCCAACGCCGCCCGGGGCACCTATCCCTGGGCCAACCGCACGACGGCCCGCATCGAGCAGGCCCGGGACCGGGTACGGCGGTTTCTCGGCGATCCCGACCCGGAGCGCTCCGGCGTGCACTTCGGCAGCGGCACCACCGAGGGCCTGCGGGCGGTCGCGCTGGACTGGCTCGCCCCGCAGTTGCGCGACGGCGACGAGATCATCGTCCCGTTCGCCGACCACGCCGCGAACATCGAACCCTGGCTGGAGGCCGTCGGGCTGCTGGCCCGGCAGGGGATCCGGGTCCAGCCGCGGGCGATGCCGTACGACGCCGCCTTCGACTACGACACCGACCGGCTCGCCGGCATGATCGGTGCGCGGACCCGCCTGATCGCCGCCACGCACGTGCACCACGTCTACGGCAACGACATGAACGTGCACCGGCTGCGCGCGGTCGCCGGGCCGGACGTACCGATCTGCCTGGACGCCGCGCAGGGGGTGGGCCATCTGCCGCTGTCGGTCGCCGAGACGGACGTGGACTTCGTGGTCTTCTCCGGGCACAAGGCGATGGCGCTGCCCGGGACCGGTGCGGTCTGGGCCCGTAACCGGCGCGGCCCGGTGTATCACCCGGCCGGCTGGAACGGCTCGCCCAACACCAGCGGCATCATCAGCCTGGCCGCGGCGCTGGACTGGCTGGAGGACGCCGGGCTGGAGCGGATCGCCCGCTGGAACGCCGCGCTCGGCGCGCGGCTGACCGACGGCCTGCGGGCGCTGCCGAGCTTCGAGGTGCTGGGTTGCCAGCGCAGCCTGGCCGCCGACTCGCCGGTGCAGCGGCGCAACGGCATCGTCGCGTTCCGGCACCGGGCGGTCGGCTCGAACGATCTCGGCTTCATTCTCGCGGCGGACGGCATCATGGTCCGCGCGGACGGGCACTGCCAGGGTGACCAGGGCGAGAAGACCGCTTCGGTACGGGTCAGCCTGCACGTCTACAACTCGGTGGCCGAGGTCGACCACCTGCTGACCGTGCTGGCCGCCCTGGACCGCGCGTCCTGA
- a CDS encoding methyltransferase domain-containing protein has product MATLTPAPQVALDTDLLLRLRDDWARVMGAFAPGLADLENVLCRAAEAVCGRAPQRVLDLGGGPGLLAERMSRRWAGAAVTLVDLDPVLLALARAALPGTARALEGDLSTSDWVRPAGGGHHLVTVVMALHYLSPARARVLYRDARRVLAPGGLLVVADLIPDDGAAALMRALTPAPDLAAAELAWTGWWDGLAAVTALRPLLSARAAVFRDRPPAEFTAPVSWHAAAARRAGFRQVGVVWRCGAHAAVAAVA; this is encoded by the coding sequence ATGGCAACGCTGACACCCGCGCCCCAGGTGGCGCTCGACACCGACCTCCTGCTGCGGTTGCGCGACGACTGGGCGCGGGTGATGGGTGCCTTCGCTCCCGGTCTGGCCGACCTGGAGAACGTACTGTGCCGGGCGGCCGAGGCGGTGTGCGGCCGGGCGCCGCAGCGGGTGCTCGACCTCGGCGGCGGCCCCGGCCTGCTGGCCGAGCGGATGTCGCGCCGCTGGGCCGGCGCCGCGGTCACGCTGGTGGATCTTGATCCGGTGCTGCTCGCGCTGGCCCGCGCCGCCCTGCCCGGCACGGCGCGGGCGCTGGAGGGGGATCTCTCGACATCGGACTGGGTGCGTCCGGCCGGCGGCGGACACCACCTGGTGACGGTCGTGATGGCGCTGCACTACCTGTCGCCGGCCCGCGCCCGGGTGCTGTACCGGGACGCCCGCCGGGTGCTGGCCCCCGGTGGCCTGCTGGTGGTCGCCGACCTCATCCCGGATGACGGCGCCGCCGCGCTGATGCGGGCGCTGACCCCGGCCCCGGACCTGGCCGCGGCCGAACTCGCCTGGACCGGCTGGTGGGACGGGCTGGCCGCGGTGACGGCGCTGCGGCCGCTGCTTTCGGCCCGCGCCGCGGTGTTCCGCGACCGCCCGCCGGCCGAGTTCACCGCCCCGGTGTCCTGGCACGCCGCGGCGGCGCGCCGGGCCGGGTTCCGGCAGGTCGGCGTCGTGTGGCGGTGCGGTGCGCACGCCGCGGTCGCCGCCGTCGCCTGA
- a CDS encoding metal ABC transporter substrate-binding protein, with the protein MKHGQRTLAAAVAAAVLTFVGGCGSSGGDAAGSAPSSGDALAVVATTPEVADFVRNIAGDDVTVTQIIKPNVDPHEYEPTPADIQAIGAAKVVVKNGVGLESWLDQTIESAGFAGTVVDASQGVQLRAGDPDDEETRDGDPHIWHNPQNAKIMVQNIERGLATADPAHAATYQANLGSYSAKLDKLDADNAAAFAKLPADQRKLVTNHDAFGYYIDRYQLEFVGSVIPSMDTSAELSAKQLNDLVAKIRSTGTKAIFTESSLPPKTAEAIAKQAGVKVVGGEDALFGDSLGEQGTPQGTYLGAEEHNTQVIVSALGG; encoded by the coding sequence GTGAAGCATGGGCAACGCACCCTGGCGGCCGCCGTGGCCGCCGCGGTTCTGACATTTGTCGGCGGATGCGGTTCGAGCGGCGGCGACGCCGCGGGCAGCGCTCCGTCGTCCGGCGACGCGCTGGCGGTGGTGGCCACCACTCCCGAGGTGGCCGACTTCGTGCGCAACATCGCGGGCGACGACGTGACCGTCACCCAGATCATCAAGCCGAACGTCGACCCGCACGAGTACGAGCCGACGCCGGCCGACATCCAGGCCATCGGCGCCGCGAAGGTGGTCGTGAAGAACGGCGTCGGCCTGGAGTCCTGGCTCGACCAGACCATCGAGTCGGCGGGCTTCGCGGGCACCGTCGTGGACGCCAGCCAGGGCGTGCAGCTGCGCGCGGGCGACCCCGACGACGAGGAGACCAGGGATGGCGACCCGCACATCTGGCACAACCCGCAGAACGCCAAGATCATGGTCCAGAACATCGAGCGGGGCCTCGCCACCGCCGACCCCGCACACGCCGCGACGTACCAGGCGAACCTCGGCAGCTACTCGGCGAAGCTGGACAAGCTCGACGCCGACAATGCGGCGGCCTTCGCCAAGCTGCCGGCCGACCAGCGCAAACTGGTCACCAACCACGACGCGTTCGGCTACTACATCGACCGGTACCAGCTGGAGTTCGTCGGTTCGGTCATCCCCAGCATGGACACCTCTGCCGAACTGAGCGCCAAGCAGCTCAACGACCTGGTCGCGAAGATCAGGTCGACCGGTACGAAGGCCATCTTCACCGAAAGCTCGCTGCCGCCCAAGACCGCCGAGGCCATCGCGAAGCAGGCCGGGGTCAAGGTGGTCGGCGGAGAGGATGCCCTGTTCGGGGACAGCCTCGGCGAGCAGGGGACGCCGCAGGGCACCTACCTCGGGGCCGAGGAGCACAACACGCAGGTGATCGTCTCGGCGCTGGGCGGCTGA
- a CDS encoding metal ABC transporter ATP-binding protein, protein MSDVAVAGAALNYAWVSAGYHGTPVLTDVDLELAAGQRLVLVGPNGAGKSTLIRSVLGLVPVLGGTATVLGLPPARARLLTGYVPQTDALDADFPVTAAQVVLMGRYRRIGWWRPTRSVDRRAVRDALDRVGLADRAGHQFGTLSGGQRQRVLLARAIAAEPRLLLLDEPFNGVDVVSQEAIVSVLRELSRAGTALVLSTHDLTVARELADLVCVLNGRQWALGPPATALTAEVLRRAYGAHAIDVEHGRTVLVEP, encoded by the coding sequence ATGAGTGATGTCGCGGTGGCCGGCGCGGCCCTCAACTACGCCTGGGTCAGCGCCGGCTACCACGGCACCCCGGTGCTCACCGACGTGGACCTCGAACTGGCGGCCGGGCAACGGCTCGTGCTGGTGGGGCCGAACGGCGCGGGCAAGTCCACGCTGATCAGATCGGTGCTCGGCCTGGTGCCGGTGCTGGGCGGCACGGCCACGGTCCTCGGCCTGCCGCCGGCCCGGGCGCGGCTGCTCACCGGGTACGTCCCGCAGACCGACGCGCTGGACGCCGACTTCCCGGTCACCGCGGCCCAGGTGGTGCTGATGGGCCGCTACCGGCGCATCGGCTGGTGGCGACCGACCCGGTCGGTCGACCGGCGCGCCGTGCGGGACGCGCTGGACCGGGTCGGGCTGGCCGACCGGGCCGGCCACCAGTTCGGGACGCTGTCGGGTGGGCAGCGCCAGCGGGTGCTGCTGGCCCGGGCGATCGCCGCCGAGCCGCGGCTGCTGCTGCTCGACGAGCCGTTCAACGGGGTCGACGTGGTCAGTCAGGAAGCCATCGTGTCCGTGCTGCGCGAACTCAGCCGGGCGGGCACGGCCCTGGTGCTCAGCACCCACGACCTCACCGTCGCCCGCGAACTGGCCGACCTCGTCTGCGTGCTCAACGGCCGGCAGTGGGCCCTCGGCCCGCCGGCCACGGCGCTCACCGCCGAGGTCCTGCGCCGGGCGTACGGGGCACACGCGATCGACGTGGAGCACGGCCGGACCGTGCTGGTGGAGCCGTGA
- a CDS encoding metal ABC transporter permease — MIEPFGTPFMARALTELALLAVICGPVSVFVFARRLSFVSDALTHTVFPGVVVGFLSGGVEGIFAGALVAGVVTAVALTLLTRGGVLSDDASTAVVLTAMFSIGVALVSRRSSYTADLTTFLFGRILTVTPRQLAETAVLAVVILVLLAIGARALIFRSFDPLGAEAAGYRIGWLDLWLNLLVALVVVAAVRAVGTILVVALLIVPAAAARMVTSRLLVMAAVGTGLILLAGYAGLLASWTASVRYGVSLTSASAVVLVLVLAYLLLLPMGVARRRRDPGRSRPRTERSSPHELVG, encoded by the coding sequence GTGATCGAGCCGTTCGGCACGCCGTTCATGGCCCGCGCCCTCACCGAACTGGCCCTGCTGGCGGTGATCTGCGGGCCGGTCAGCGTCTTCGTCTTCGCCCGGCGGCTCTCCTTCGTCTCGGACGCGCTCACCCACACCGTGTTCCCCGGCGTGGTCGTCGGCTTCCTCTCCGGCGGGGTGGAGGGCATCTTCGCCGGGGCGCTGGTCGCCGGGGTCGTCACGGCCGTGGCGCTGACCCTGCTGACCCGCGGCGGCGTGCTCTCCGACGACGCCTCCACCGCCGTGGTGCTGACCGCGATGTTCTCGATCGGGGTGGCCCTGGTGTCGCGGCGCTCCTCGTACACCGCCGACCTGACGACGTTCCTGTTCGGCCGCATCCTCACCGTCACGCCGCGCCAGCTCGCCGAGACCGCCGTCCTCGCCGTGGTCATCCTCGTCCTGCTGGCGATCGGCGCCCGCGCCCTGATCTTCCGCAGCTTCGACCCGCTCGGCGCGGAGGCGGCCGGCTACCGGATCGGCTGGCTGGACCTGTGGCTCAACCTGCTCGTCGCGCTCGTGGTCGTCGCCGCGGTCCGGGCCGTCGGCACCATCCTGGTCGTGGCGCTGCTCATCGTGCCCGCCGCGGCCGCCCGGATGGTCACCTCCCGGCTGCTGGTGATGGCCGCGGTCGGCACCGGGCTGATCCTGCTCGCCGGGTACGCCGGACTGCTCGCGAGCTGGACCGCGTCCGTGCGCTACGGCGTCTCGCTGACCTCGGCGTCCGCCGTCGTCCTGGTCCTCGTCCTGGCCTACCTGCTGCTCCTGCCGATGGGCGTGGCGCGTCGCCGGCGCGACCCAGGGCGGTCCCGACCCCGCACCGAACGGAGTTCCCCACATGAGCTGGTGGGATGA
- a CDS encoding metal ABC transporter permease: MSWWDDTLHRATIEVLLAGALAGLIGVQVVLRRLSFFTMALTHATFPGVVAASIIGLDILLGGAVTGGIIALGVAALSRRRGQNAAGATGVLLSAGFALGAGLVATQSGFTRDLSSFLVGSILTVGTEDLVITAAVLVLVAAVLLFCARPLTYTGFDRAGARAAGYSTGVWDVVLLLTIEVVVVTVVPAVGTILALALIVAPAAAARPWSSRLSVMSGLAVALGAASGLGGLYLSTRWNIAAGASITLTATALLALSLLLSRYAGVRRPRPAATTVPA; this comes from the coding sequence ATGAGCTGGTGGGATGACACGCTGCACCGCGCCACCATCGAGGTGCTGCTGGCCGGTGCGCTCGCCGGGCTCATCGGCGTCCAGGTGGTGCTGCGCCGGCTGTCCTTCTTCACGATGGCACTGACCCACGCCACCTTCCCCGGGGTGGTCGCCGCCTCGATCATCGGCCTCGACATCCTGCTCGGCGGCGCGGTGACCGGCGGGATCATCGCGCTCGGGGTGGCCGCGCTCAGCCGCCGCCGCGGTCAGAACGCGGCCGGCGCCACCGGGGTGCTGCTGTCGGCCGGGTTCGCTCTCGGCGCCGGCCTGGTGGCCACCCAGAGCGGGTTCACCCGGGACCTGTCGTCGTTCCTGGTCGGCTCGATCCTCACGGTCGGCACCGAGGATCTGGTCATCACCGCGGCGGTCCTCGTGCTCGTGGCGGCCGTGCTGCTGTTCTGCGCCCGGCCACTGACGTACACCGGATTCGACCGGGCCGGGGCGCGGGCCGCGGGCTATTCCACAGGCGTCTGGGACGTGGTGCTGCTGCTCACCATCGAGGTCGTGGTGGTGACGGTGGTGCCGGCCGTCGGCACGATCCTGGCGCTCGCGCTGATCGTGGCCCCGGCCGCGGCGGCCCGACCCTGGTCGAGCCGGCTGAGCGTGATGTCCGGCCTGGCGGTCGCCCTCGGTGCCGCCAGCGGCCTCGGCGGGCTCTACCTGTCGACGCGCTGGAACATCGCCGCCGGCGCGAGCATCACGCTGACCGCCACGGCGCTGCTGGCGCTCTCCCTCCTGCTGTCCCGGTACGCCGGCGTCCGCCGGCCGCGCCCGGCGGCGACCACGGTGCCGGCATGA
- a CDS encoding metalloregulator ArsR/SmtB family transcription factor — protein MRLQRTAPDDPLAALERAVVVLRGMAYEHRLHILVLLLDGEQTPASLAEAIAAEPTAIAHHLRYLRAARLIRRRRSGRQAIYTLYSEATRGLIAEVLRYAHSAERQSD, from the coding sequence ATGAGGCTCCAGCGCACCGCGCCCGATGATCCGCTCGCCGCGCTCGAACGCGCGGTGGTCGTGCTGCGCGGCATGGCCTACGAGCACCGGCTGCACATCCTCGTCCTGCTGCTCGACGGCGAGCAGACCCCGGCATCGCTGGCCGAGGCCATCGCGGCCGAGCCGACCGCCATCGCGCACCACCTGCGCTACCTGCGCGCCGCCCGGCTGATCCGACGCCGGCGCAGCGGCCGGCAGGCGATCTACACGCTGTACAGCGAGGCGACCCGGGGGCTGATCGCCGAGGTGCTCCGGTACGCGCACAGCGCCGAGCGCCAGAGCGACTGA
- a CDS encoding TIGR03943 family protein: MNRLSQAVVMLLFGATIVKATLTDVFLRYVREGLRPFLLGAGILLIAAAVMTIWYDLRTPAAAPGDGHRDRDQVRDGDRHDHGDDHGDDHGHDQHEPRVGWLLLLPVLCLLLVAPPALGSYTAGQAGTLTASASDSDYPPLPPGDPAPISLLDYASRAIFDGGKSMAGRTVRLTGFVTPGPDGRPMLARIVLTCCAADGRPIKIGLTGDRTVEAAPDTWVEVVGVYSPTVGKDPVNEVDIAYLEVQDWRQISEPKQPYA, translated from the coding sequence GTGAACCGGCTCAGTCAGGCCGTGGTCATGCTGCTGTTCGGCGCGACGATCGTGAAGGCCACGCTCACCGACGTCTTCCTGCGTTACGTCAGGGAGGGCCTGCGCCCGTTCCTGCTCGGCGCCGGAATCCTGCTGATCGCCGCCGCGGTGATGACCATCTGGTACGACCTGCGCACGCCCGCAGCGGCGCCCGGGGACGGGCATCGGGACCGGGACCAGGTACGCGACGGCGACCGCCACGACCACGGCGACGACCACGGCGACGACCACGGTCACGACCAGCACGAACCGCGGGTGGGCTGGTTGCTGCTGCTCCCCGTGCTCTGCCTGCTGCTGGTCGCGCCGCCGGCGCTCGGCTCGTACACCGCCGGCCAGGCGGGCACGCTCACCGCCAGCGCGTCGGACTCCGACTACCCGCCGCTGCCGCCCGGGGACCCGGCGCCGATCAGCCTGCTCGACTACGCCTCCCGGGCGATCTTCGACGGCGGGAAGAGCATGGCCGGGCGCACCGTCCGGCTCACCGGCTTCGTGACGCCCGGTCCGGACGGCCGGCCCATGCTGGCCCGGATCGTGCTCACCTGCTGCGCCGCCGACGGCCGCCCCATCAAGATCGGCCTGACCGGGGACCGGACCGTGGAGGCCGCCCCGGACACCTGGGTGGAGGTCGTGGGCGTCTACAGCCCGACGGTCGGCAAGGACCCGGTCAACGAGGTGGACATCGCCTACCTGGAGGTCCAGGACTGGCGGCAGATCAGCGAGCCGAAGCAACCGTACGCGTGA